From the Musa acuminata AAA Group cultivar baxijiao chromosome BXJ3-7, Cavendish_Baxijiao_AAA, whole genome shotgun sequence genome, one window contains:
- the LOC135642233 gene encoding protein trichome birefringence-like 19 — translation MKPHAYRLRIWGYHHAHGNPRTLLFSILLVLLVLAIISCCNQPPLPSYNDERSSSSSASSLSSSSPSPPPPPPPPPRYPSIRLPRECDISQGEWVRDPDAPYYTNLTCFTIQEHQNCMKYGRPDMDFLKWRWRPAACELPRFDASWFLELVRGKSLAFVGDSLARNHMQSLMCLLSKVEYPKDISNTTDENFKRMFYTAHNFTISTFWSPFLVKAQEADTDGPNHTGLWNLYLDEVDDNWASRIHEFDYVIISDGNWFTRPAMFYEKGVIVGCHFCLVDNVTDLTLRYSHRMAFRTALRAITELDGFGGKVFLRTVSPSHFENGEWNKGGNCVRTRPFRGNETRLEGLDLEFYEAQVEEFREAERVGRAKGVELKMLDTTGAMLLRPDGHPSRYGHWAHENVTLYNDCVHWCLPGPIDMWNTLLFLMLGE, via the exons ATGAAGCCTCATGCCTACAGGCTTCGGATTTGGGGCTACCATCATGCACACGGCAATCCCAGGACACTTCTCTTCTCCATCCTCCTCGTCTTGTTGGTGCTTGCCATCATCTCCTGTTGCAACCAGCCTCCCCTACCCTCGTACAACGATGaacgttcttcttcttcttccgcctcCTCTTTGTCTTCCTCGtcgccttctcctcctccgccgccgccgccgccgcctcgatATCCTTCCATCAGATTGCCCCGGGAGTGCGACATCTCCCAGGGCGAGTGGGTTCGGGATCCAGACGCGCCGTACTACACGAACCTGACGTGCTTCACGATCCAGGAGCACCAGAATTGCATGAAGTACGGGAGGCCAGACATGGACTTCCTGAAATGGAGGTGGAGGCCGGCGGCCTGCGAGCTGCCGCGCTTCGACGCCTCTTGGTTCCTCGAGCTTGTGAGAGGGAAGTCCCTGGCGTTCGTGGGCGACTCCTTGGCCAGAAACCACATGCAGTCCTTGATGTGCCTCTTGTCGAAG GTGGAGTATCCAAAGGACATCTCCAACACCACGGATGAGAACTTCAAGCGCATGTTCTACACCGCCCACAACTTCACCATCTCAACCTTCTGGTCGCCGTTCCTGGTGAAAGCTCAGGAAGCAGACACAGACGGCCCCAACCATACTGGCCTGTGGAACCTCTACCTCGACGAGGTCGACGACAACTGGGCGTCCCGAATCCACGAGTTCGACTACGTGATCATATCCGATGGCAACTGGTTCACTCGGCCAGCCATGTTCTACGAGAAGGGAGTGATCGTCGGCTGCCACTTCTGCCTGGTTGACAACGTCACCGACCTGACGCTGCGGTACTCCCACAGGATGGCCTTCCGGACCGCTCTCCGCGCCATCACCGAGCTCGATGGCTTCGGGGGGAAGGTCTTCCTGAGAACGGTCTCGCCGTCGCACTTCGAGAACGGGGAGTGGAACAAGGGAGGGAATTGCGTGAGGACGAGGCCGTTCCGGGGCAACGAGACGAGGCTGGAGGGATTGGATCTCGAGTTCTACGAGGCACAAGTGGAGGAGTTCAGGGAAGCCGAGAGGGTGGGGAGGGCAAAGGGAGTGGAGTTGAAGATGTTGGACACCACGGGAGCTATGCTGCTGAGGCCCGATGGGCATCCGAGTAGATATGGCCATTGGGCGCATGAGAACGTCACCCTGTACAACGACTGCGTGCACTGGTGCTTGCCTGGCCCCATTGATATGTGGAACACCCTTCTGTTTCTGATGTTAGGTGAGTAA